One window of the Spirochaetota bacterium genome contains the following:
- a CDS encoding glycosyltransferase family 4 protein, translating into MRICLLCYRANPFCGGQGIYLKYVAEALSRQGHEVHAIVGPPYPHRMQNVTIHYIENNQYYIKKGFEFINHDNPFDIFHPINTYEYLHSRLGAFPEISGFSYRAFFALRKLHEKLKFDIIHDNQCIGYGLLFMKALGIPVIATIHHPLTIDLENVLERASSFKNRFKGVMFYPILMQKIVSKRLDHIITVSEDSKNRITKDFGVPSYKQSVVYNGLDTSIFRKLPHIKKKPEKLLFVGNVEDGKKGFVYLLKALTLIKSKATLTVIDGGAPHRRITQKLVDTLGVRNKIEFVGAASTDELVHHYNEASVCIVPSVYEGFGFPAAEAMACGTPVVASDGGALREVVGDAGIVVPVRDEVALADAIDNLLHSKKLLQELSHKGIERVKTLFNWDNAAVQISEIYNKVIAYYYR; encoded by the coding sequence ATGAGGATATGCCTTCTGTGTTACAGGGCAAACCCTTTTTGTGGTGGTCAGGGTATTTACCTGAAATATGTTGCAGAGGCCCTATCCCGTCAGGGACATGAGGTGCATGCCATAGTTGGCCCTCCCTATCCACACAGAATGCAAAATGTTACCATTCATTACATTGAAAATAATCAATATTATATCAAAAAAGGCTTTGAATTCATCAATCATGATAATCCATTTGATATTTTTCATCCCATTAATACATACGAATATTTGCATTCACGGCTTGGTGCATTTCCTGAAATAAGTGGTTTTAGCTACCGTGCTTTTTTTGCGCTGCGAAAGCTCCACGAAAAGCTAAAGTTTGATATTATCCATGACAATCAGTGTATTGGCTATGGGCTTCTTTTTATGAAAGCATTAGGTATCCCGGTGATAGCAACCATTCATCACCCACTGACTATTGACCTTGAAAATGTGCTTGAACGAGCTTCATCGTTTAAAAATAGATTTAAAGGAGTGATGTTTTATCCAATACTTATGCAGAAAATTGTATCAAAGCGCCTTGACCATATCATAACCGTTTCAGAAGATTCCAAAAACAGAATTACAAAAGATTTTGGTGTTCCTTCTTACAAACAGTCAGTAGTATACAATGGGCTTGATACCTCAATTTTTAGAAAGTTACCACACATAAAGAAAAAACCAGAAAAGCTACTATTTGTTGGTAACGTTGAAGATGGCAAAAAGGGGTTTGTGTACCTTTTAAAGGCGCTGACCCTCATAAAAAGCAAAGCAACATTAACTGTTATTGATGGCGGTGCTCCTCACCGGCGCATCACCCAGAAGCTTGTTGATACTTTAGGTGTACGCAACAAAATTGAATTTGTTGGTGCAGCATCAACTGATGAACTAGTACATCATTATAATGAAGCAAGCGTATGCATTGTTCCTTCAGTGTACGAGGGGTTTGGATTCCCTGCTGCTGAAGCTATGGCATGCGGTACTCCTGTTGTTGCCAGTGATGGTGGTGCACTCCGTGAAGTAGTTGGTGATGCAGGAATTGTTGTACCTGTGCGGGATGAAGTAGCATTGGCTGATGCTATCGATAATCTACTACATAGCAAAAAGCTCTTACAGGAGCTATCGCACAAAGGGATAGAGCGAGTGAAAACACTCTTTAACTGGGACAATGCTGCTGTACAAATTTCAGAAATATATAACAAGGTTATTGCTTACTACTACCGATAA
- a CDS encoding tetratricopeptide repeat protein: MKKSLLFLLITIISCSSAQKSQDSTVSKPHYKETSFELYSKALLLKNEKNYSQAIALLEEASKESNQLDAIYYQIAECYYYQYDYAKAIDYANKSIAINEYWDKPYLLQYSVYMNLNQIDEGVAALEKLLQKRPELYRVRFNLATVYYSQYKQNKKARYHFFKVVEQSEFEQIESYYKEQSYYYLGHIYYSFGEYKKSYHFFSKAYNENPENYSMLYILGLLNLEKGQITQATNFLSQYLDRYPNDIKAILHVGRIYYIYEDMKALPVLRKAIHHRSSEGQLARMMYQELLHKDDEALELAQKLKRMNSSLDMPYIAMARVALRKQDKATAASNFYTAGVLLYQKKDYNAAISMFSRALEMDPNIQEANLYLGQIYEDLNQYNIAIYFYGKAKTAKNEKDILLRIGYLYALLKDYSKAFEYMNAVQAIDTHNPDAYFFKGLVYLKKNDYRGAEDMLRRAVNIKKDEMYYFYLASVIDKQKRLQDTIAILQEACNSEQKSARICNYLGYLYADNNIKLDESLMLINSALESEPTNGAYLDSLGWVYYKMGKYHDALPLLLEAAQELELEGYPDAVVYEHIGDAYNALQLQDKAIEYWNKSYALDPKPEVQKKINSQKRK; the protein is encoded by the coding sequence ATGAAAAAATCCCTATTGTTTTTATTGATTACGATTATATCCTGTAGTTCCGCTCAAAAAAGTCAAGACAGCACTGTCAGTAAACCCCATTATAAAGAAACCTCGTTTGAACTGTATAGTAAAGCGTTATTACTGAAAAATGAAAAGAATTACTCGCAAGCTATCGCTTTACTTGAAGAAGCAAGCAAAGAAAGCAATCAATTAGATGCCATTTATTATCAGATAGCTGAATGCTATTACTATCAGTATGATTATGCAAAGGCGATAGATTATGCAAATAAATCAATAGCTATAAATGAATACTGGGATAAGCCGTACCTGCTGCAATATTCAGTATATATGAACCTTAATCAGATTGATGAAGGTGTTGCAGCACTGGAAAAGCTATTGCAAAAAAGACCAGAATTGTATAGAGTGCGCTTTAATCTGGCAACAGTGTATTACTCGCAATATAAACAAAATAAAAAAGCACGATACCATTTTTTTAAGGTTGTAGAACAGAGTGAGTTTGAACAGATAGAATCATACTACAAGGAACAATCGTATTATTACCTTGGGCATATATATTACAGTTTTGGTGAGTATAAAAAATCATATCACTTTTTTTCTAAGGCATATAATGAAAATCCTGAAAACTATTCTATGCTGTATATTCTTGGCCTCTTAAATCTTGAAAAAGGCCAGATAACTCAGGCAACTAACTTTCTGTCACAGTATCTTGATCGCTACCCTAATGACATAAAAGCCATATTGCATGTAGGCAGGATATATTATATCTATGAAGATATGAAGGCATTGCCGGTATTGCGTAAGGCTATTCATCATAGAAGCTCTGAAGGACAGCTAGCACGAATGATGTATCAGGAACTCCTTCACAAAGATGATGAGGCATTAGAGCTAGCACAAAAATTAAAACGAATGAACAGCTCCCTTGACATGCCATATATTGCAATGGCACGTGTTGCATTAAGAAAGCAGGATAAGGCTACTGCTGCATCAAATTTTTATACTGCAGGGGTATTGTTATATCAAAAAAAAGATTACAACGCAGCAATATCCATGTTCTCCAGAGCTTTGGAAATGGACCCAAATATACAGGAGGCAAATTTATATTTAGGGCAAATATATGAAGATTTAAATCAGTATAACATAGCTATCTATTTTTATGGCAAGGCAAAAACAGCAAAAAATGAAAAAGACATTTTACTTCGCATTGGGTATTTGTATGCCCTCCTGAAAGATTATTCTAAAGCATTTGAATACATGAATGCAGTACAGGCAATTGATACACATAATCCAGATGCATATTTTTTCAAAGGTCTTGTGTATCTTAAAAAAAATGATTATAGGGGTGCTGAGGATATGTTGCGAAGAGCAGTCAATATAAAAAAGGATGAAATGTATTATTTTTACTTAGCATCAGTTATTGATAAACAGAAAAGGCTGCAGGATACTATCGCCATATTACAGGAAGCCTGCAATAGTGAGCAAAAAAGTGCCCGGATATGTAATTATTTAGGTTATCTCTATGCAGATAATAACATTAAATTGGATGAATCATTGATGCTGATAAATTCCGCTCTTGAGAGCGAACCAACAAATGGAGCATATCTTGATTCATTAGGGTGGGTATATTATAAAATGGGGAAATATCATGATGCATTGCCATTATTGCTTGAGGCGGCTCAGGAATTAGAGCTTGAAGGGTACCCTGATGCCGTTGTGTACGAGCATATAGGCGATGCCTACAACGCCCTGCAGTTGCAGGATAAAGCAATTGAGTATTGGAATAAATCGTATGCGCTTGACCCTAAACCTGAAGTGCAAAAAAAGATTAATAGCCAAAAAAGGAAGTAA
- a CDS encoding zinc metallopeptidase, producing MLFGIDPLYWMMMAPVLLISLWASFRVKSAFNKFSQVPSRSGYTGADVARIILQRNGLSHIPVEETTGFLSDHYDPIKKVVRLSPEVYNSNSLAAIGVAAHETGHAIQHAKLYRPLVLRNAIAPTASIGSNLSWIIIFAGFIIGSLGLVKLGILLFSLVVVFQLITLPVEFNASSRAKEILQGYGIVSAGELAGVSKVLSAAAMTYVAAAASAIVTLLYFLIRAGLLGGRDE from the coding sequence ATGCTTTTTGGGATTGACCCCTTATACTGGATGATGATGGCTCCGGTACTTCTGATTTCTCTGTGGGCATCGTTTAGAGTCAAAAGCGCGTTTAATAAATTTTCTCAAGTACCATCCCGCTCAGGGTACACCGGTGCTGATGTTGCACGAATAATTTTGCAACGCAACGGATTGTCGCACATTCCGGTAGAAGAAACCACTGGATTTTTATCAGACCACTATGATCCAATCAAGAAAGTAGTGAGGCTTTCGCCTGAAGTATATAATAGCAATTCACTTGCTGCAATTGGCGTTGCCGCGCATGAAACAGGCCATGCAATACAACACGCTAAACTGTACAGGCCTTTAGTGCTACGCAATGCAATTGCACCAACTGCATCCATTGGATCAAACCTTTCATGGATAATCATTTTTGCAGGTTTTATCATTGGTTCACTTGGTCTGGTGAAGCTTGGCATACTGCTTTTTAGTTTAGTAGTGGTGTTTCAGCTTATAACCTTGCCGGTTGAATTCAACGCCTCATCCCGTGCAAAAGAAATTCTTCAGGGGTATGGCATTGTCAGTGCAGGTGAACTTGCGGGAGTAAGTAAAGTGCTTTCCGCTGCTGCCATGACTTATGTGGCAGCTGCAGCATCTGCAATTGTGACACTGTTGTATTTTCTAATCCGCGCAGGATTGCTGGGCGGAAGAGATGAATAA
- a CDS encoding methyl-accepting chemotaxis protein, with protein sequence MRVTCLLQYLLITVLCLCAAGCDSDNPIIDLRYNWKIYSGDNFSIANPEFDDISLQSINLPGKLSPKKAKQYIWLRKSVVIPEAFKNYDSAFVLGKIWDVEQTYFNGYKIGSAGSEYPNFHSEWNSFRYYIIPSHIIKYNQPNVIAIRVFSNQNAEYNGVPLITTLPHAKVINFYRSLLAEYIPLATSFLTLILGIIALYYYFKNKDMLTLYFAIVSVLWCISAMHFYLPHYWIFDFNTQDKIYYALTAVIAIVVYFFFENVTASYNRTLRIVITVAAFCMIILSLSATENDPVTGWRFQVIGTFGLIVQILWGLLIIKGIRKNQREAKTLLIPYLFMMLCVAHDSLAVSGVLYANFFWLNLGYPALILGIGAILSQRSARLAEELLESKQYIEKKNADLIQILQKINQSIAELQQVAKEVERSAHVLQTSMHDQTSSIEQTSAALEEFSSTVDIIASNSQHQDTILNKNKELLMELIKGINHITDAAKTAVKLSYKSQGQTAVTKEHLSEALTGIEKIKNYSDTILQITETINDIAEKTNLLSLNASIEAARAGEYGRGFAVVADEIGKLADRSLEQSKNIQTILSEIVSDIENQTILMGTVVYSNEDVERSVYMVNHAIDTILDFCMSQEQLTKSIEENMAVVLQGSSQITTATQEEKITLAQITSTINQLVEITNSVYENTEALTKTLTKILTQIDTLQSISQGNASTT encoded by the coding sequence ATGAGGGTAACCTGCTTACTTCAATATCTACTGATAACAGTGTTGTGTCTGTGTGCAGCTGGATGTGATTCGGACAATCCTATAATTGACCTTCGATATAACTGGAAAATATACTCTGGCGACAACTTTTCAATAGCAAATCCTGAATTTGATGATATATCATTGCAATCAATTAACCTTCCCGGAAAACTATCGCCTAAAAAAGCAAAACAGTATATATGGCTAAGAAAATCAGTAGTAATACCAGAAGCATTTAAAAATTATGATAGTGCGTTTGTACTGGGCAAAATATGGGATGTTGAACAAACATATTTTAATGGATATAAAATAGGCTCTGCAGGGAGCGAATACCCCAACTTCCACTCAGAATGGAACAGTTTCAGGTATTATATCATCCCATCACATATAATCAAGTATAACCAACCAAACGTCATTGCTATTAGAGTATTCAGCAACCAGAATGCTGAATATAATGGAGTGCCTCTGATTACAACGTTGCCACATGCAAAAGTGATAAATTTTTACCGTTCTCTATTGGCAGAATATATACCACTTGCAACGAGCTTTCTTACTCTTATTTTAGGTATAATTGCTCTGTATTATTATTTTAAAAATAAAGACATGCTTACATTGTATTTTGCAATTGTTTCTGTTTTATGGTGTATAAGTGCAATGCATTTTTATTTGCCGCATTATTGGATTTTTGACTTCAATACACAGGATAAAATATACTACGCCTTGACTGCAGTTATTGCTATCGTTGTATATTTCTTCTTTGAAAATGTGACAGCAAGTTACAACAGAACTCTCAGGATTGTGATTACAGTTGCTGCTTTCTGCATGATTATTTTAAGCCTTTCAGCTACTGAAAATGACCCGGTAACCGGTTGGAGATTCCAGGTTATAGGTACTTTTGGGCTAATTGTACAGATACTGTGGGGGTTACTTATTATAAAAGGAATACGCAAAAATCAGAGGGAAGCAAAAACACTATTGATCCCTTATCTTTTTATGATGTTATGTGTAGCACATGATTCACTTGCTGTTTCAGGTGTACTGTATGCAAATTTTTTCTGGCTTAATTTAGGATATCCGGCACTAATTTTAGGCATAGGCGCCATACTGTCTCAACGTTCCGCAAGACTTGCGGAGGAACTCCTTGAATCAAAACAATACATTGAAAAAAAGAATGCAGACCTGATACAAATCTTACAAAAAATTAACCAGTCAATTGCAGAATTACAGCAGGTTGCAAAGGAGGTTGAGCGTTCAGCTCATGTATTGCAAACAAGCATGCATGACCAGACATCAAGTATAGAGCAGACATCTGCAGCTCTAGAAGAATTTTCATCTACTGTAGATATCATTGCATCTAACTCCCAGCACCAGGATACAATCCTTAATAAAAACAAAGAACTTCTGATGGAATTAATCAAAGGCATCAATCATATTACCGATGCTGCAAAAACGGCAGTAAAGTTAAGCTACAAAAGCCAGGGCCAGACTGCGGTAACGAAGGAGCATCTTTCAGAAGCACTTACAGGTATAGAGAAAATAAAAAATTATTCTGACACCATATTGCAGATAACTGAAACCATTAACGATATAGCTGAAAAAACCAATTTGCTATCACTCAATGCATCAATTGAAGCTGCCCGTGCAGGAGAGTACGGCCGTGGTTTTGCCGTTGTAGCTGATGAAATTGGCAAATTGGCAGACAGATCTCTTGAACAATCAAAGAATATACAGACAATTTTATCTGAGATAGTTAGTGATATAGAAAATCAAACTATTCTTATGGGAACAGTGGTATATTCAAATGAGGATGTTGAGCGTTCTGTATATATGGTTAATCACGCAATAGATACTATCCTTGATTTTTGCATGTCGCAGGAGCAATTGACCAAAAGCATTGAAGAGAATATGGCAGTTGTGTTGCAAGGGTCATCACAGATAACAACTGCCACACAGGAAGAAAAAATTACTCTTGCCCAGATAACATCCACAATAAATCAACTTGTTGAAATAACCAATTCTGTATATGAAAATACTGAAGCACTCACAAAAACATTAACAAAAATTTTAACTCAGATAGATACGTTGCAATCGATATCACAGGGAAACGCTAGTACTACATAA